The following are encoded together in the Planctomycetaceae bacterium genome:
- a CDS encoding sigma-70 family RNA polymerase sigma factor — MSSATLAAYPTTRLRRTPRRQGEPTPPADPPATQDAEGEDIKYVFHPSFQHPRTESELFGGGALKIAASTWNPVEGPDSDRQPTNSTALTGEQESLLFRRYNYARYRLCTLLSQADGDEPDSQADLWRQRAADMRVMLVRANLALVYAMARRSYISCIESADLISEGSMALLRSIENFDVSRGAKFSTYACRSILKAFGRMAKRDQRRQKRLPIQFTSDLDYHDAANARQDQQWRESVETLKEILTANGARLSKIERTIVDERFALSSGGKSRTLAEIARMVGLTDERVRQIQIVALEKIRSALERTYLGKPLAPAVEAYWRLAV; from the coding sequence ATGAGCAGTGCAACGCTGGCAGCGTATCCGACCACCAGGCTTCGGCGGACGCCGCGGCGGCAGGGGGAACCGACGCCTCCGGCCGATCCCCCGGCGACACAGGACGCCGAGGGAGAAGACATCAAGTACGTCTTTCACCCCTCCTTCCAGCATCCCCGGACCGAGAGCGAACTCTTCGGCGGCGGAGCCCTCAAGATCGCCGCCTCGACCTGGAATCCGGTCGAGGGACCCGATAGCGATCGGCAGCCGACGAATTCCACCGCCCTGACAGGCGAGCAAGAAAGCCTGCTCTTCCGCCGCTACAACTATGCCCGCTACCGCCTCTGCACGCTGCTGTCGCAGGCCGACGGCGACGAGCCCGACAGCCAGGCCGACCTGTGGCGCCAGCGTGCGGCCGACATGCGCGTCATGCTGGTACGCGCCAACCTGGCGCTGGTCTACGCCATGGCCCGGCGATCGTATATTTCATGCATCGAGTCGGCCGACCTGATCAGCGAGGGCAGCATGGCCCTGCTGCGAAGCATCGAGAACTTCGACGTCTCGCGCGGGGCCAAGTTCTCCACCTACGCCTGCCGCTCGATTCTCAAAGCGTTCGGACGCATGGCCAAACGCGACCAGCGCCGTCAGAAGCGCCTGCCGATCCAGTTCACTTCCGACCTGGATTACCACGATGCCGCCAACGCCCGCCAGGACCAGCAGTGGCGCGAATCCGTCGAGACGCTCAAGGAGATCCTCACCGCCAATGGAGCGCGGCTGAGCAAGATCGAACGCACCATTGTCGACGAACGCTTCGCCCTCTCCAGCGGGGGCAAGAGCCGCACCCTGGCCGAGATCGCCCGGATGGTCGGCCTCACCGACGAGCGCGTGCGACAGATCCAGATCGTCGCATTGGAGAAGATCCGCTCGGCCCTCGAACGCACCTATCTGGGCAAACCGCTGGCCCCCGCCGTCGAAGCGTATTGGCGGTTGGCCGTGTAA
- a CDS encoding exosortase C-terminal domain/associated protein EpsI: MQMRRWQSVAVGAVLSCTAVAAYWTTLGGMWQRWYPAWGRADLGLIDRISEGESYYTHGPLMAVVSVAAALLLLRYTRIAVAPRRRAGAVVLCAGLLVLHLGMLGRVSFISALSLPIVISGLILLLWGAEALKRLWFPVAILGFMIPLPEVTIAELNFRLKLVATDWGVRLAGLAGVTAVRSGNQAFLAGGQSLVVANVCNGLRTLLSLVAFGALFAYVSRLRGAWAALLFAMSIPVALASNALRIAALVVAASVLGVEAATGWFHDASGIGLLAVAMGLMFALERVLLEVRAKLSKAPLPQGRFSAVMAADSAGGQWSRLGHALCGRRALVAAGLLGLSAALTLWSARPLRNVLPAADSSLLASRVTIDGLRYDSYSLDLDERTLTILEHPSYCYRRYVPAKTTRPAMDVWLLLAGENRKGIHPPDLCLEGGSAGIIAKRDVTAPCGGGEGIPCRELIVQDQERTYYYLYTYRFGRQYTRSYWHQQMRLLAGGLLGRPTQGALIRVSSIFEAAQLEQTRREAFAMLEQALPRLDAALP, translated from the coding sequence ATGCAGATGCGCCGCTGGCAGAGCGTGGCGGTGGGGGCGGTGCTGTCGTGTACCGCCGTGGCGGCCTATTGGACGACCCTGGGCGGGATGTGGCAGCGGTGGTATCCGGCGTGGGGCCGCGCGGATCTGGGACTGATCGATCGCATCAGCGAGGGGGAGAGCTACTACACGCACGGTCCGCTGATGGCGGTGGTAAGCGTGGCCGCGGCGCTGCTGCTGTTGCGTTACACGCGTATCGCGGTGGCGCCGCGGCGGCGGGCGGGAGCGGTGGTGCTGTGCGCGGGGCTGCTGGTGCTGCACCTGGGAATGCTGGGCCGCGTGTCGTTCATCAGCGCCTTGAGTCTTCCGATCGTGATCTCGGGGCTGATCCTGCTGCTGTGGGGCGCCGAGGCGCTGAAGCGGCTGTGGTTTCCAGTGGCGATTCTGGGGTTCATGATCCCGCTGCCGGAGGTGACTATCGCCGAGTTGAACTTTCGCCTGAAACTGGTCGCCACGGACTGGGGCGTTCGCCTGGCGGGTTTGGCCGGCGTGACGGCCGTCCGGTCGGGCAACCAGGCGTTTCTCGCCGGCGGGCAGTCGCTGGTGGTCGCCAACGTGTGCAACGGTCTGCGGACGCTGTTGAGTCTGGTGGCGTTCGGGGCGCTGTTTGCGTACGTCAGCCGCCTTCGCGGGGCGTGGGCGGCGCTGCTGTTCGCGATGTCGATTCCGGTGGCGTTGGCGAGCAACGCGCTGCGGATCGCGGCGCTGGTGGTGGCTGCCAGCGTGTTGGGCGTCGAGGCGGCGACAGGGTGGTTTCATGACGCATCGGGGATAGGCCTGCTGGCGGTGGCGATGGGGCTGATGTTCGCCCTGGAGCGCGTGCTGCTGGAGGTCCGCGCCAAGCTGAGCAAGGCGCCGCTGCCGCAGGGGCGGTTCAGCGCCGTGATGGCGGCCGACAGCGCCGGCGGGCAATGGTCTCGCCTTGGCCATGCACTGTGCGGCCGCCGGGCACTGGTGGCGGCGGGGCTGCTGGGGCTTTCGGCGGCGTTGACGCTCTGGTCGGCGCGTCCGTTGCGCAACGTTTTGCCGGCGGCCGATTCGTCGCTGCTGGCCAGTCGGGTGACGATCGACGGGCTGCGTTACGACAGCTACAGTCTGGACCTTGACGAGCGGACGCTGACGATCCTGGAGCACCCGAGCTACTGCTATCGTCGTTACGTGCCGGCGAAAACAACCCGTCCGGCGATGGATGTCTGGCTGCTGCTGGCGGGGGAGAACCGCAAGGGGATCCATCCACCGGACCTGTGCCTGGAAGGCGGCAGCGCGGGGATCATAGCCAAGCGCGACGTGACGGCCCCGTGCGGTGGCGGCGAGGGCATTCCCTGTCGGGAGTTGATCGTGCAGGACCAGGAGCGGACGTATTATTACCTGTACACGTACCGGTTCGGGCGCCAGTACACGCGCAGCTACTGGCATCAGCAGATGCGCCTGCTGGCGGGGGGTCTGCTGGGGCGCCCGACCCAGGGGGCGCTGATCCGCGTCTCGTCAATCTTTGAGGCGGCGCAACTGGAGCAGACGCGCCGGGAGGCCTTTGCCATGCTGGAACAGGCCTTGCCGCGTCTCGATGCGGCGTTGCCATAA
- a CDS encoding XrtA system polysaccharide deacetylase: MTPTTVEATRPDAAAIAEMAVAPRPWRAPVQAKLPANMLSFDVEEYFQVQAASSCVKPSQWDSIPWRLEAAVDGLLDLLARHGTLATFFVLGWVARRQGSIIRRIAAGGHEIASHGMTHTMIQHLNASQFAREIRDSRKALEDLSGCACLGYRAPTFSLTHKTAWAIDALIEEGIEYDCSVFPIRHDRYGVPEAPPEPHMAVGPGGGRMLEIPPLTARLLGMNWPVGGGGYFRLLPLAATRAALGAAQQCGRCTMLYLHPWEFDADQPVLAMSRLSRWRHRVGLRRTPGRLAALLEQFRFAPVGACAAALRASDLGEHRYGLTAAAAAGGEKSNFSGRAK; this comes from the coding sequence ATGACGCCTACCACCGTCGAAGCAACCCGCCCGGACGCCGCCGCGATCGCGGAGATGGCGGTCGCCCCCCGTCCGTGGCGGGCGCCCGTGCAGGCGAAGCTGCCGGCCAACATGCTCTCGTTCGACGTCGAGGAGTATTTCCAGGTCCAGGCGGCCTCCTCATGCGTCAAGCCCTCGCAGTGGGACTCGATCCCATGGCGCCTGGAGGCCGCCGTCGACGGGCTGCTGGACCTTCTGGCCCGTCATGGAACGCTGGCGACGTTCTTCGTGCTGGGCTGGGTGGCGCGGCGTCAGGGTTCGATTATCCGGCGCATCGCCGCGGGAGGGCACGAGATTGCCTCGCACGGCATGACGCACACGATGATCCAGCACCTCAACGCTAGTCAATTCGCCCGCGAGATTCGCGACAGCCGCAAGGCGCTGGAAGACCTCAGCGGCTGCGCGTGCCTGGGATACCGCGCGCCGACGTTCTCGCTGACGCACAAGACGGCCTGGGCGATCGACGCGCTGATCGAGGAAGGCATCGAGTACGACTGTTCGGTCTTTCCGATCCGCCACGACCGCTACGGCGTGCCCGAGGCGCCGCCGGAGCCTCATATGGCCGTTGGGCCCGGCGGGGGTCGAATGCTGGAGATTCCGCCGCTGACGGCACGCCTGCTGGGGATGAATTGGCCGGTGGGCGGCGGGGGATACTTCCGCCTGCTCCCCCTGGCGGCGACGCGGGCGGCGTTGGGCGCCGCCCAGCAGTGCGGGCGCTGCACTATGCTATACCTGCACCCGTGGGAGTTCGATGCGGACCAGCCGGTGCTGGCGATGTCGCGATTGAGCCGGTGGCGCCACCGGGTAGGGCTGCGCCGAACGCCGGGGCGCCTGGCGGCGCTGCTGGAACAGTTCCGCTTTGCGCCCGTCGGCGCCTGCGCCGCGGCGCTGCGCGCGTCGGACCTGGGGGAGCATCGCTACGGCTTGACCGCCGCAGCGGCCGCCGGCGGTGAAAAATCGAACTTCTCCGGGCGGGCGAAGTAA